The Euphorbia lathyris chromosome 8, ddEupLath1.1, whole genome shotgun sequence genome has a window encoding:
- the LOC136203175 gene encoding probable xyloglucan endotransglucosylase/hydrolase protein 23, which produces MSCSRVSILLLIATASFIAASAGNFYQDFDITWGDGRAKILNNGDLLTLNLDQPSGSGFQSKNEYLFGKIDMQLKLVPGNSAGTVTAYYLSSNGSNWDEIDFEFLGNLSGDPYILHTNVFSQGKGNREQQFYLWFDPTADFHTYSILWNPQRIIFSVDGTPIREFKNMESAGVPFPKNQPMRIFSSLWNADDWATRGGLVKTDWSQAPFTASYRNFSDENSCVISNGASSSSCGTNSNTNPWLTEELDSTNQGRLQWVQKNYMIYNYCSDLKRFPQGLPLECRTS; this is translated from the exons ATGTCTTGTTCTAGAGTTTCAATTCTTTTACTGATAGCAACTGCTTCTTTCATCGCTGCTTCTGCTGGAAATTTCTACCAAGACTTTGACATTACTTGGGGAGATGGCCGTGCTAAAATACTCAACAATGGTGATCTTCTTACTCTTAACCTCGACCAACCTTCTGGCTCTGGATTTCAGTCCAAGAATGAGTATTTATTCGGCAAGATTGATATGCAGCTCAAGCTGGTTCCTGGCAACTCTGCTGGCACTGTCACTGCTTACTAT TTGTCGTCAAACGGGTCTAATTGGGATGAGATTGACTTCGAATTCTTAGGTAATTTGAGTGGAGATCCATACATTCTTCATACTAATGTTTTTAGCCAAGGAAAAGGCAACCGAGAGCAGCAATTTTACTTATGGTTTGATCCAACTGCTGATTTCCACACCTACTCCATTCTTTGGAATCCTCAGCGCATCAT ATTCTCAGTAGATGGGACACCTATAAGAGAATTCAAGAACATGGAATCTGCGGGAGTTCCTTTCCCAAAGAATCAACCTATGAGAATATTCTCCAGTCTTTGGAACGCAGATGATTGGGCTACAAGAGGAGGTTTGGTGAAGACTGACTGGAGTCAAGCTCCATTTACAGCTTCTTACAGAAACTTCAGTGATGAAAATTCTTGCGTTATCTCAAATGGagcttcttcttcatcttgcgGAACAAATTCTAACACAAATCCATGGCTGACAGAGGAGCTGGATTCAACAAATCAAGGAAGGCTTCAATGGGTTCAGAAGAATTACATGATTTATAATTACTGCTCTGATCTTAAAAGGTTTCCTCAAGGTCTTCCTCTTGAATGCAGAACATCCTAA